The genomic segment CGATCTGGTCGGGCGAGGCACCCAGATCCCGCGCGGCTGCCCGGAATTCCGGTTCGCTCGCCATTTCGGGCACCAGTGGATTGCCGCTGCCGTTCTTCTCATGATCGCCGGTCACGCGACAGGACTACCCGCGGCGGTGGTCACTACACAACCGGTCAGGTTCCGGTGCTCGCTGGGCGAAATGCCGTAGGCGGCCCGGAAGGCGCGGCTGAAGTACGCGGGATCGGTGAAACCCCAGCGGGTGGCGATGGCGTGCACGGGTGATCCGCCGTGGCGGGGATCGGCGAGGTCGCGGCGGCAGCGGTCGAGTCGTTGCCGCCGTATCCAGGCGGCGACGGTGGTGTCCTGGGTGCGGAACAGCCGGTGCAGCTGCCGGAGGGAGATGTGGTGGGCGTTGGCCACGGCGATCGGGGACAGACTCGGTTCACCGAGGTGACGGCAGACGAATTCCTGAATCCTCAGCAGCAGGGCCTCGTGCTGCGGCGGTGGCGTGTGGTGCGCGTCGGATTCGTGGGCGAGGACCGCGGTCAGCAGGTCGAGCAGGATGGTGCCGAGGCGGACGGCGTCCGCGGCCCGGAAGGGGGTCGTGCCGGTGAGCACGCTGGTGATCGATTGGGTGAGCAGCGTGCCGACTCCGGTGTTGCCCGCTATCCGCCTCCCCAGAAGGTTGTCGATGTGACCCCGGGGCAGCGGCAGTAATGCCTGGGGGAACTGGGCGATCGTTACGGAGGCTTGCGCGCATTCGGGAACGGCCAGGCGGACGTCGTAGGCGTGCGAGCTGTCGTAGAGCACCAGATCCCGGGAGCCGAGGACCACGTCCGTGCCGAGCCGGGACAGTGCCATCGTCCCGTTGTGCTGGGCGAACGCCAGTGCGTAGCTCTCCGGGTCGGATCGGTGGCTGAGCCGCGGGGTGCGCACCCACCGCATCGACGGGAAGGTCAGCACGGAGAACCGGATCGGGCCGAAGGGCACTACGTGCGGCGGCGTTTCGATCACGGAATTTCCCCCTGCGTCGTACTTCGGAATGGTGTGCGGGAGCGGCTTCGCCGCCGTCGTGTTCCGCAGCCTGGCAAAAGGCGAACGCGGGGCCAAGTGGTTCAGCGTGTCCCGGACCGCGGCCGCTTGTCCGGCCTGGTCAGTGGCCGTCTGTCCGCGCGGCCGGACAGCCTCCGAACAGCCGATGCCCCGCCACGCACGCGGCGTCCATGATGGGTGACGTGACTGGTGATCACCCAAGACCCGGATCGGCGCGTGATGCGGCGGAGTTCACCGCCTCCCTGCGGCTGCTCAAGCGGCGTTCGGGGCGCACGCTGCGGCAACTGGAGGAACAGGCGGCGCAGCGGGGTGCCGTGCTGCCGCGCAGCACGGTGGCCGACATGCTCAACCGCGGCGTGCTTCCCCGGCCGGAACTGCTGGCTGCCTTCGTCCAGGCGTGCGGTGACGGGCAGCACCTGGCCGAGTGGCTGAGCACGCGTGAACGCCTGGCGGTGAATCCGTACCTGGACCCGGAAGAGGCGACTCCGGCGGCCGGAACCGAGGCGGACGCAGGGGCCGAACAGTCGCCCCGGCGCCGTGTCTGGGCGGTGGCTGGCTTGGTGGTCGCGGCGGTGGCCGTGGTCGTGGTGGCCTTGGTGATGACGACGTGGTGGCCGCGTACCGGACCCCCCGACCCCGATGCCGACGCTCCGCCTCGCCGGGAGATCCTGGCTCTATCGTCCGCGGGCAGTTGGATCCGCCTGCAATCCGCGGGCGCACCCGAGCTGTGCCTGACCGAAGGCCGTGAGCGCACCGGCCGCTACGATTCCGCTGTCGCCGTCCTGCGATCGTGCGGGGAACCGGGAGGGCCGCGAGTGTTCCTCCAGCCCGTCGGGACCGACCGGACCACCATCAAGTGGGAACACCCCGTCACCCGGATCATGGGCTGCCTCACCGTCGTGGACACCGAGGTCATCAAGGGCATGCTCGAACCGCAGGAGAACTGCGTGGACGGCAACGAGGACCAGCTCTTCCACATCGAGCGGGCCGGCGAGCAGAGCTACCGGTTGCGCACCCCCGGCAGCGACCTGTGCGTCGGCCTGCGCGAC from the Amycolatopsis magusensis genome contains:
- a CDS encoding helix-turn-helix domain-containing protein; its protein translation is MIETPPHVVPFGPIRFSVLTFPSMRWVRTPRLSHRSDPESYALAFAQHNGTMALSRLGTDVVLGSRDLVLYDSSHAYDVRLAVPECAQASVTIAQFPQALLPLPRGHIDNLLGRRIAGNTGVGTLLTQSITSVLTGTTPFRAADAVRLGTILLDLLTAVLAHESDAHHTPPPQHEALLLRIQEFVCRHLGEPSLSPIAVANAHHISLRQLHRLFRTQDTTVAAWIRRQRLDRCRRDLADPRHGGSPVHAIATRWGFTDPAYFSRAFRAAYGISPSEHRNLTGCVVTTAAGSPVA
- a CDS encoding RICIN domain-containing protein, which gives rise to MTGDHPRPGSARDAAEFTASLRLLKRRSGRTLRQLEEQAAQRGAVLPRSTVADMLNRGVLPRPELLAAFVQACGDGQHLAEWLSTRERLAVNPYLDPEEATPAAGTEADAGAEQSPRRRVWAVAGLVVAAVAVVVVALVMTTWWPRTGPPDPDADAPPRREILALSSAGSWIRLQSAGAPELCLTEGRERTGRYDSAVAVLRSCGEPGGPRVFLQPVGTDRTTIKWEHPVTRIMGCLTVVDTEVIKGMLEPQENCVDGNEDQLFHIERAGEQSYRLRTPGSDLCVGLRDDLIAIDAEAIREPCAAEKDQEFLFDIEAGAGS